Proteins co-encoded in one Candidatus Nitrosacidococcus tergens genomic window:
- a CDS encoding response regulator gives MPISIILADKHEIFRQGLAALLNATEGITALAQADNGLDAWYLIQKYKPDIAIVEICMPKMTGIEVACKTIMAGLATQIILLTAQEDPSVAIYAQEAGVSGYVLKNDNFKNLLTALQIINTGSIFISSDICSKLRQLKHQKKTAATPSPKEQEVIRLIALGKSSKEIARHMNISPRTVDTYRDRLMNKIQAHSVADVVRYAVRVGIVE, from the coding sequence ATGCCGATAAGCATTATACTTGCCGATAAACACGAAATATTCCGTCAAGGTCTAGCTGCTCTTCTAAATGCAACGGAAGGAATCACGGCTCTGGCACAAGCTGACAACGGTCTAGATGCATGGTATCTCATTCAGAAATACAAGCCCGATATAGCTATTGTTGAGATCTGTATGCCAAAAATGACTGGCATTGAAGTCGCCTGCAAAACGATTATGGCTGGTCTTGCTACGCAAATCATTCTGCTCACTGCTCAAGAGGACCCTAGTGTTGCCATTTATGCTCAAGAAGCAGGTGTTTCAGGCTACGTCCTCAAGAACGATAATTTCAAAAATTTGTTGACCGCTTTACAGATCATAAACACCGGCAGCATCTTCATATCTTCCGATATCTGCTCCAAGCTTCGCCAACTGAAGCATCAAAAAAAGACTGCCGCAACACCCTCGCCGAAGGAACAGGAGGTAATTCGTTTGATCGCCTTGGGAAAAAGCAGCAAAGAAATTGCCCGACATATGAATATCAGTCCGCGAACAGTGGATACTTATCGTGACCGACTGATGAACAAGATCCAAGCACATTCCGTGGCTGACGTGGTGCGTTATGCAGTTCGTGTAGGGATAGTTGAGTAA